One genomic window of Paenibacillus xylanilyticus includes the following:
- a CDS encoding M23 family metallopeptidase yields MSFNPFEGYRITSSFGYRIHPIHGGQTFHRGIDLVTEPWNGPVYAFMEGTVRFAAEGATGSGFGGYGLTVAVQDHRGYLHCYAHLSRIAVSVGQRVKRGQLLGNQGSTGQSTGPHVHYEIRKTSTPSYGYTASVDGVVEPEAYLQSEFGSTSEEQEALPMTSEEKKAFEAMEKTLEAQASWIAQQKNLSNMPCPPWAAEAYHYYRPYIQTDTGSYDFWRLLVIMYRKEKGIQVSFDSGKQ; encoded by the coding sequence ATGAGCTTCAATCCTTTTGAAGGATATCGCATTACAAGTTCGTTTGGTTATCGCATTCATCCCATTCATGGTGGACAAACGTTCCATCGGGGAATTGACCTCGTCACAGAACCCTGGAATGGCCCTGTATACGCCTTTATGGAAGGAACCGTACGATTTGCCGCAGAAGGAGCTACGGGCTCCGGATTCGGCGGTTATGGGCTTACAGTTGCTGTACAGGATCATCGTGGGTATCTGCATTGTTACGCCCATCTATCGCGAATTGCGGTTAGTGTAGGTCAGCGGGTGAAGCGTGGTCAACTCTTGGGAAACCAAGGGAGTACAGGTCAGAGTACAGGACCCCATGTCCATTATGAAATTCGTAAAACGAGTACCCCTTCTTACGGGTATACAGCCAGTGTGGATGGAGTGGTTGAGCCGGAAGCATATTTGCAATCGGAATTCGGTTCCACATCTGAAGAGCAGGAGGCTCTGCCGATGACAAGTGAAGAGAAGAAAGCTTTTGAAGCGATGGAAAAGACTCTGGAAGCTCAGGCGTCCTGGATCGCGCAGCAGAAGAATCTATCCAACATGCCCTGTCCGCCTTGGGCAGCTGAAGCTTATCATTACTATCGTCCTTATATCCAGACGGACACAGGCAGTTATGACTTCTGGAGACTGCTGGTTATTATGTATCGCAAGGAAAAAGGAATTCAGGTCTCGTTCGATTCAGGAAAACAATAA
- a CDS encoding cysteine desulfurase, whose protein sequence is MNPSIREQFPILHQEINGHPLVYLDNAATSQKPLAVINAIKHYYEFENSNVHRGVHTLGSRATDAYEGAREKVAKFINARRTQEIIFTRGTTTALNLVASSYGRSVCKEGDEIVITPMEHHSNLIPWQQVAKETGATLKYIPLQPDGNIDLADVEKTITNKTKIVAIAYVSNVMGVIHPVKQIAEIAHRNGAVIVVDGAQSTPHMKVDVQDLDCDFYALSGHKMCGPTGIGALYGKKALLESMEPVEFGGEMIDDVGLYESNWKELPWKFEGGTPIIAGAVGLGAAIDFLEQIGMDEIAHHESVLAAYATERMAEIDGLTIYGPAQRHVGVVTFNLGDVHPHDVATVLDASGVAIRAGHHCCQPLMRWLQVSSTARASFYLYNNEQDVDRFISALIQTKEYFGDAT, encoded by the coding sequence ATGAACCCGTCCATCCGCGAGCAGTTCCCGATCCTCCACCAGGAAATTAACGGACACCCGCTCGTATATTTAGATAACGCAGCGACTTCCCAGAAGCCGCTGGCCGTTATCAATGCGATTAAGCATTATTATGAATTTGAGAACTCCAATGTGCATCGCGGTGTGCATACACTTGGAAGCCGGGCTACGGATGCCTATGAAGGTGCACGCGAGAAGGTTGCCAAGTTTATCAATGCACGTCGCACACAGGAGATCATTTTCACCCGTGGGACAACAACAGCCCTCAATTTGGTGGCTTCGTCCTACGGCCGGTCTGTCTGCAAAGAAGGCGACGAGATCGTTATTACACCAATGGAACATCACAGCAACCTGATTCCTTGGCAGCAGGTAGCCAAGGAGACAGGTGCAACATTGAAATACATTCCGCTTCAGCCGGATGGCAATATCGATTTGGCAGATGTGGAGAAGACGATTACGAACAAAACAAAAATTGTAGCAATCGCTTATGTATCCAATGTCATGGGTGTTATTCATCCGGTAAAACAAATTGCTGAAATTGCACACCGCAATGGCGCTGTCATCGTTGTTGATGGCGCACAGAGCACTCCGCATATGAAGGTGGACGTACAGGATCTCGACTGTGATTTCTATGCATTGTCTGGTCACAAAATGTGCGGACCAACCGGAATCGGTGCACTTTACGGCAAAAAGGCGCTGCTGGAGTCCATGGAACCGGTTGAGTTCGGCGGTGAAATGATTGATGATGTTGGTCTCTATGAATCCAATTGGAAAGAGCTTCCGTGGAAATTCGAAGGCGGAACCCCTATTATCGCAGGTGCGGTAGGTCTGGGCGCAGCCATCGATTTTCTGGAGCAGATTGGCATGGATGAGATTGCCCATCATGAAAGTGTATTGGCAGCTTATGCAACAGAACGTATGGCAGAGATTGACGGGCTGACCATCTATGGTCCAGCGCAGCGTCATGTTGGTGTGGTCACCTTCAACCTGGGGGATGTACATCCACATGATGTGGCTACTGTACTGGATGCGAGTGGTGTAGCCATTCGAGCCGGACATCACTGCTGCCAGCCGCTTATGCGCTGGCTGCAAGTCAGCTCAACAGCTCGTGCCAGCTTCTATCTATATAATAATGAACAAGATGTGGACCGGTTTATCAGCGCCTTAATTCAGACAAAGGAGTATTTTGGCGATGCAACTTGA
- the sufU gene encoding Fe-S cluster assembly sulfur transfer protein SufU: MQLDDLYRRVIMDHYKNPRNRGTFDNDAVTVNLNNPTCGDRISLQLLLKDGIVQEAKYTGEGCSISMSSASMMTDAVKGKSMEQALDLADRFSSLMKGEEVDFDDYEDLEALSGVNKFPARIKCATLAWNALRKGIDEEDNVQ, translated from the coding sequence ATGCAACTTGATGATCTGTACCGGCGTGTTATAATGGACCACTACAAAAACCCGCGTAATCGCGGAACATTTGATAATGACGCTGTCACGGTGAATTTGAACAATCCTACGTGCGGCGACCGGATTTCATTGCAGCTTTTACTGAAAGACGGAATCGTCCAGGAAGCCAAGTATACGGGAGAAGGCTGTTCCATCAGCATGTCGTCGGCGTCCATGATGACCGATGCTGTCAAAGGCAAATCGATGGAGCAGGCACTCGATCTGGCTGACCGTTTTTCCTCACTGATGAAAGGGGAAGAAGTCGATTTCGACGATTATGAAGATCTCGAAGCCCTATCCGGTGTGAACAAGTTCCCTGCACGCATCAAATGTGCCACTCTGGCCTGGAATGCATTACGCAAAGGGATTGACGAAGAGGACAATGTACAATAA
- a CDS encoding HD-GYP domain-containing protein encodes MRVHVTDLKPGDLLKNDVYNSSGLHMLMKGSLLSEDDITKLLQHGIDYADVEHTTSNLHSDTQTMPSDQTRLLTTLFDDTIKGTESLFQQAMEKGFIDEAQVDEILINLTTQLEKQKDVVSLLLMLDGDNDYTYNHSLQVGMLAFYIAGWMGYNPEECLTVAKAGYLHDIGKSKISPEMLHKPGKLTPEEFEEMKKHTLYGYEIVKESTQDEILATVALQHHEREDGSGYPHGLKGNDIHPYARITAVADVYSAMTTNRVYQTKQELISVLCELYSLSFGQLNGEATQELIKHMLPNFIGKRVLLTSGETGIIVMNNPADYFRPLVQTSTAFIDLAKERDIAIVEIYIQ; translated from the coding sequence GTGAGAGTGCATGTTACTGATCTTAAACCTGGTGATCTGTTAAAAAATGATGTATACAACAGTTCAGGTCTCCACATGCTGATGAAAGGTTCCTTACTCAGCGAAGACGATATTACCAAATTGCTGCAACATGGAATCGATTACGCAGATGTAGAACATACAACATCCAACCTACACTCTGATACGCAAACCATGCCTTCCGATCAGACCCGTCTGTTAACTACCTTGTTTGACGATACGATCAAAGGTACCGAATCTCTGTTTCAGCAAGCGATGGAGAAAGGATTTATTGACGAAGCTCAGGTCGATGAAATTTTGATTAACCTGACAACTCAACTGGAGAAACAGAAGGATGTCGTTTCCCTACTACTTATGCTTGACGGCGATAATGATTATACCTACAACCATTCATTGCAAGTGGGAATGCTCGCGTTTTATATTGCTGGCTGGATGGGCTACAATCCTGAAGAATGCCTGACCGTAGCCAAAGCAGGTTATCTGCACGATATTGGAAAATCCAAGATTTCTCCTGAAATGCTACATAAACCGGGAAAACTAACCCCGGAAGAATTCGAAGAAATGAAGAAACATACGTTATACGGATATGAGATTGTTAAAGAGTCCACGCAGGATGAGATTTTGGCTACGGTCGCCCTTCAGCATCATGAGCGGGAAGACGGAAGCGGCTACCCTCATGGACTGAAAGGGAATGATATTCATCCATATGCCCGTATTACGGCCGTAGCTGACGTTTACAGCGCGATGACGACCAACCGGGTATATCAGACCAAGCAGGAGTTAATCTCCGTGCTGTGCGAGCTGTACAGCCTGAGCTTTGGCCAACTCAACGGAGAAGCTACCCAGGAGCTCATCAAACACATGCTGCCCAATTTTATAGGAAAAAGGGTACTGCTCACCTCGGGGGAAACGGGCATTATCGTCATGAATAACCCTGCAGACTATTTCCGTCCGCTTGTTCAGACATCCACAGCCTTTATTGATTTAGCGAAAGAAAGAGATATCGCCATCGTCGAAATTTATATTCAATAG
- the sufB gene encoding Fe-S cluster assembly protein SufB, protein MAKKAPEMEEYKYGFRDEHKSIFQTGKGLTAEVVTEISRIKNEPEWMLEFRLKALKQFEKMPMPKWGGDLDELDFNDIQYYVRPSEKQGKTWEEVPSEIKETFDKLGIPEAEQKFLAGVSAQYESEVVYHNMQKELEDQGVIFMDTDTALREHPEILREYFATVIPPADNKFAALNSAVWSGGSFIYVPKGVKCEVPLQAYFRINSENMGQFERTLIIADEDSFVHYVEGCTAPIYSTNSLHSAVVEIICKKNARVRYTTIQNWAPNIYNLVTKRAVAEENATMEWVDGNIGSKLTMKYPAVVLKGRGAKGSVLSIAVAGKNQHQDAGAKMIHLAPDTTSTIVSKSISKHGGKVTYRGLASFGRQAEGAKSNIKCDTLILDNESTSDTIPYNEIMNDNIMLEHEATVSKVSEDQLFYLMSRGLTEAEATQMIIMGFIEPFTKELPMEYAVEMNRLIKFEMEGSIG, encoded by the coding sequence ATGGCTAAAAAAGCACCAGAAATGGAAGAGTATAAATATGGTTTTCGCGATGAGCACAAATCCATCTTTCAAACCGGTAAAGGTCTGACTGCAGAAGTCGTTACCGAAATTTCCCGGATTAAAAACGAACCGGAGTGGATGCTCGAGTTCCGCTTGAAAGCACTGAAACAGTTCGAGAAAATGCCAATGCCAAAATGGGGCGGAGATCTCGATGAGCTGGATTTCAATGATATCCAGTACTATGTTCGTCCTTCTGAAAAACAAGGTAAAACATGGGAAGAGGTTCCTTCCGAAATCAAGGAAACCTTTGATAAACTGGGTATTCCTGAAGCCGAGCAAAAGTTCCTTGCAGGTGTATCCGCTCAGTACGAATCTGAGGTTGTATACCACAACATGCAAAAAGAACTGGAAGACCAAGGCGTAATCTTCATGGATACCGATACGGCTCTTAGAGAGCACCCGGAAATCCTTCGTGAATACTTCGCTACGGTAATTCCGCCAGCGGACAACAAATTCGCAGCACTGAACAGTGCCGTATGGTCCGGAGGAAGCTTCATTTACGTGCCTAAGGGCGTTAAGTGTGAAGTGCCTCTGCAAGCCTATTTCCGGATTAACTCCGAGAATATGGGACAATTCGAGCGTACGCTTATCATTGCGGACGAAGACAGCTTCGTTCACTATGTTGAAGGCTGTACAGCTCCAATTTACAGCACGAACTCACTCCACAGTGCCGTGGTTGAGATCATCTGTAAGAAAAATGCCCGTGTTCGTTACACTACGATTCAAAACTGGGCACCAAACATCTACAACCTGGTAACCAAACGTGCAGTTGCTGAAGAGAACGCAACAATGGAATGGGTAGATGGTAACATCGGATCCAAACTGACAATGAAATATCCAGCCGTTGTACTGAAAGGCCGTGGAGCAAAAGGTTCCGTACTTTCCATCGCTGTAGCTGGTAAAAATCAGCATCAGGATGCAGGTGCGAAAATGATCCACTTGGCTCCAGACACGACTTCAACGATTGTATCCAAATCCATCAGTAAGCATGGTGGTAAAGTAACCTACCGTGGTCTGGCTTCCTTTGGTCGTCAAGCAGAAGGTGCCAAGTCCAATATCAAATGTGATACGCTCATTCTGGATAATGAGTCCACATCGGATACCATTCCTTACAATGAAATCATGAATGATAACATTATGCTGGAGCATGAAGCTACGGTATCGAAAGTATCTGAGGACCAACTCTTCTATCTGATGAGCCGTGGTCTGACCGAAGCTGAAGCAACACAAATGATCATCATGGGCTTCATTGAGCCGTTCACGAAAGAATTGCCAATGGAATATGCGGTAGAAATGAACAGATTAATCAAATTCGAAATGGAAGGCAGCATTGGTTAA
- the sufD gene encoding Fe-S cluster assembly protein SufD has product MTTQTILPVESEALRALSESNNEPGWLTEQRLEALKLASGLALPKLEKQKIERWNVSEYGTYKASEAISSLEEVPASIKDLVQDQAEGSLVIQRNSSTVYSKVSADLAAKGVIFTDLATAVREHGDLVKPYLNTAVKADEHSLAALHAALWNGGVFLYVPKNVEIEVPLQAVLLTDDATATFAPHVLVVAEANSSVTYVDNYVSGELSAPVFHNGVVEVFVKSGAKVRFASVHQLSTNVTDVSFRRAVVENDGTIEWIVGEMNNGDTASNTMSVLKGNGSSSDSKVIAVGSGSQKINYTTEARHFGKNTPSQMITRAVMREEASAIINGITKIEKGATKADGQQTEKVLMLSPKARGDANPILLIDEDDVTAGHAASVGQVNAEQIHYLMSRGINRTDAERLIIYGFLAPVVADIPLEALRTQLQSLIERKLGQ; this is encoded by the coding sequence ATGACTACACAAACAATTCTTCCGGTTGAATCTGAAGCGCTTCGCGCCTTGTCGGAAAGTAACAACGAACCCGGCTGGTTGACCGAGCAGCGGCTTGAAGCCCTTAAGCTTGCAAGTGGTCTTGCGCTTCCGAAACTGGAAAAACAGAAAATCGAACGCTGGAATGTCAGCGAATATGGCACATATAAAGCAAGTGAAGCTATTTCTTCTCTGGAAGAAGTACCTGCTTCGATTAAAGATCTCGTTCAGGATCAAGCTGAAGGCAGTCTGGTTATCCAGCGCAATTCCAGCACAGTATACTCCAAGGTATCTGCTGATCTGGCAGCCAAAGGCGTTATTTTCACGGATCTAGCTACTGCGGTTCGCGAGCATGGTGATCTGGTAAAACCTTACCTGAACACAGCTGTGAAGGCAGATGAGCATTCCCTTGCTGCTCTGCATGCGGCTCTTTGGAACGGTGGAGTATTCCTGTATGTTCCTAAAAATGTGGAAATTGAAGTTCCGCTTCAAGCTGTTTTGCTCACAGATGATGCAACTGCTACATTTGCACCTCATGTCCTCGTTGTTGCTGAAGCGAACAGCTCTGTAACTTACGTTGACAACTATGTTTCCGGCGAACTGTCCGCACCTGTTTTCCATAACGGTGTCGTGGAAGTCTTCGTAAAATCCGGTGCAAAAGTACGTTTCGCGTCTGTTCATCAGCTGTCTACGAATGTTACTGACGTTTCCTTCCGCCGTGCAGTGGTTGAGAACGATGGAACAATCGAGTGGATCGTTGGTGAAATGAACAACGGCGATACAGCCAGCAACACGATGTCCGTGCTGAAAGGCAATGGCTCCAGCTCGGATTCGAAAGTCATCGCTGTTGGTTCCGGATCCCAAAAAATCAACTACACTACAGAAGCTCGTCACTTCGGCAAAAACACGCCGAGCCAGATGATTACTCGCGCAGTTATGCGTGAAGAAGCTTCTGCCATTATCAACGGAATCACGAAGATTGAGAAAGGTGCAACCAAAGCGGACGGTCAGCAAACAGAGAAAGTACTGATGCTGAGCCCGAAAGCACGCGGAGATGCCAACCCAATCCTTCTGATCGACGAGGACGATGTTACAGCAGGTCACGCGGCTTCCGTAGGTCAAGTCAATGCTGAACAGATCCATTACTTGATGTCTCGCGGGATTAACCGTACGGATGCTGAACGTCTGATTATCTACGGCTTCCTGGCTCCGGTGGTGGCGGATATTCCTCTGGAAGCACTGCGTACCCAATTGCAGTCCCTTATTGAACGGAAACTGGGACAATGA
- a CDS encoding molybdenum cofactor biosynthesis protein: MILTIQLFAGIAERLGTSLLEYEYTKSPLTAALLKESLALAYPEAASQIRSSFLAVNQEYAPADTMIKPEDELALIPPVSGGDGTGGSEDEHRSSLSEHRTPDGMFMITKSPLSVEKTTALVITANHGAALTFVGTTREMTGEQRTVHLEYEAYVPMALSQMANIGSEISERWPGVRCAISHRIGQVDVAEISVIIAVSSPHRSDCYDASRYAIERLKQTVPIWKKEIWDDGSEWKGHQLGPWNPLDNL, translated from the coding sequence ATGATATTAACCATACAACTGTTTGCAGGTATTGCCGAACGTTTGGGCACGTCCCTGCTTGAATATGAATATACGAAAAGTCCTTTGACCGCAGCTCTTCTCAAAGAAAGCCTGGCACTCGCCTATCCAGAGGCTGCTTCACAGATTCGAAGTTCCTTTCTGGCGGTGAACCAGGAGTACGCTCCTGCCGATACGATGATTAAGCCCGAAGATGAACTTGCCTTAATTCCCCCCGTTTCAGGAGGTGACGGTACTGGTGGGTCCGAGGATGAGCATAGGTCTTCACTATCCGAACATCGTACTCCGGACGGTATGTTTATGATTACGAAGTCCCCCCTGTCCGTGGAAAAAACAACAGCTCTGGTCATTACCGCAAACCACGGGGCAGCACTGACTTTTGTAGGTACTACGCGTGAAATGACAGGGGAACAGCGAACGGTCCATCTGGAATATGAAGCTTATGTACCGATGGCGCTTTCTCAGATGGCTAACATCGGAAGTGAAATCTCCGAGCGTTGGCCAGGGGTCAGATGTGCAATCAGCCACCGGATCGGTCAGGTTGACGTTGCAGAGATTAGTGTTATTATTGCCGTCTCCTCGCCTCACCGCAGTGATTGTTATGACGCCAGTCGCTACGCTATTGAAAGACTTAAACAAACGGTCCCGATCTGGAAAAAGGAAATATGGGACGATGGTTCCGAGTGGAAGGGACATCAACTGGGACCCTGGAACCCCTTGGACAATTTATAA
- a CDS encoding YjcZ family sporulation protein: MSEVGYGCGGNVGGIGGYNPFTSVGAILVLFILLVIITKAFCV; this comes from the coding sequence ATGAGCGAGGTAGGATATGGCTGTGGTGGCAATGTTGGCGGCATCGGTGGATACAACCCATTCACATCGGTAGGCGCAATCTTGGTATTGTTCATTCTGTTGGTTATCATCACTAAAGCATTCTGCGTGTAA